From the genome of Ictalurus punctatus breed USDA103 chromosome 28, Coco_2.0, whole genome shotgun sequence, one region includes:
- the pde9ab gene encoding high affinity cGMP-specific 3',5'-cyclic phosphodiesterase 9A isoform X2, translating to MGSSSSSYAPKTVYLDVDGKVQRVIFSRHCSPCDIRELLCTSSNITRNTPILLVDAEGALISIDPTMPTNSPNNLYKVMPHSSQGGEKEDMFQNVLSQVAEQFSRAFRINELKTEMTNRLAMLEKRVELEGLKVVEIEKCKNDLKKLRDEVTSRGGARVNCNCKYNFTDDGKKLSPRRDVPSYPKYTLSQETIETLKKPTFDVWHWEHNEMLSCLEYMYHDLGLVKEFNMNPITLKRWLLAIQENYRDNPFHNFRHCFCVSQMMYGMIHLCNLQEKLTMTDMCILMTAAVCHDLDHPGYNNTYQINARTELAVRYNDISPLENHHCAVAFQILAMPECNIFANIELESFKQIRQAIITLILATDMARHGEILDSFRQKVDNFDFTNEEHVKCLKMVLIKCCDISNEVRPTEVAEPWVDCLLEEYFMQSDREKSEGLPVAPFMDRDKVTKPTAQIGFIKFVLIPMFETVMKLFPQIEEIMVQPLRDSRDHYEELKQIDDAMSQAQKKKTESMSLGGKKK from the exons ATGGGATCCAGCTCTTCGTCCTACGCTCCTAAAACCGTGTACCTGGACGTAGATGGAAAAGTTCAGAGG GTCATTTTCAGTCGACACTGCAGTCCATGTGACATCAGAGAGTTGCTTTGTACGTCGTCCAACATCACCAG AAACACGCCTATTCTTTTAGTAGACGCAGAGGGAGCACTGATATCTATCGACCCCACCATGCCTACAAACTCGCCTAA CAACTTGTATAAAGTAATGCCCCATTCCAGTCAAGGAGGAG agaaagaagacatgTTCCAGAATGTTCTCTCCCAAGTGGCGGAGCAGTTCAGTCG GGCTTTCAGAATAAACGAGCTGAAGACGGAGATGACCAACAGGCTGGCCATGCTGGAGAAGAGAGTCGAAC TAGAGGGCCTCAAAGTGGTAGAGATCGAGAAGTGTAAGAACGATCTGAAGAAACTAAGGGATGAGGTGACCTCTAGAGGCGGAGCAAG GGTGAACTGCAACTGCAAGTACAATTTCACAGACGACGGGAAGAAACTTTCTCCCAGACGTGATGTTCCAAGTTAtccaaag TACACGCTTTCCCAGGAGACTATAGAGACTCTCAAGAAGCCCACCTTTGATGTATGGCACTGGGAGCATAATGAG ATGTTAAGCTGTCTGGAGTACATGTATCATGATCTCGGACTCGTGAAGGAGTTTAACATGAACCCCATCACCCTTAAGAGATGGCTG CTGGCGATCCAGGAAAATTACCGTGACAACCCGTTCCATAACTTCCGTCACTGCTTCTGCGTCAGCCAGATGATGTACGGAATGATCCACTTGTGCAACCTCCAG GAGAAGCTGACTATGACTGACATGTGCATTCTGATGACGGCAGCAGTGTGCCATGATCTCGACCATCCAGGATACAATAACAC GTATCAGATTAACGCTCGGACAGAGCTGGCTGTGCGCTATAACGATATCTCGCCCCTGGAGAACCACCACTGTGCAGTGGCCTTCCAGATCCTCGCCATGCCCGAGTGCAATATCTTCGCCAACATCGAACTCGAGTCCTTCAAACAGATAAGACAG GCCATTATCACTCTTATTCTAGCCACTGACATGGCAAGACATGGCGAGATACTAGATTCCTTCAGACAGAAAGTGGACAACTTTGACTTCACCAATGAGGAGCATGTCAAATGT CTGAAGATGGTCTTGATCAAGTGTTGCGACATTTCCAATGAGGTGAGACCGACCGAGGTGGCCGAGCCGTGGGTGGACTGCCTGCTTGAGGAGTACTTCATGCAG AGTGACAGAGAAAAGTCGGAAGGTCTTCCTGTCGCTCCTTTTATGGACCGGGACAAAGTGACCAAGCCAACGGCACAAATTGGCTTCATCAAATTTGTTCTCATCCCAATGTTTGAGACAGTCATGAAG CTTTTCCCTCAGATCGAAGAGATCATGGTGCAGCCGTTGCGAGACTCCCGTGACCACTACGAAGAACTAAAACAGATTGATGATGCCATGTCACAA GcccagaagaagaaaacagagaGCATGTCATTAGGAGGAAAGAAGAAATAG
- the pde9ab gene encoding high affinity cGMP-specific 3',5'-cyclic phosphodiesterase 9A isoform X1, whose amino-acid sequence MQGYGKPGAYPRGLGAQGRGHLGWSASPSRGTIAHTRTHSHTHNLEIPISLRCTPFGLGRKPKYPKETPRARGEHAGSARTVRRRDSNSQTWRCEAGVLYTRAPSPTPPQKKTYFCIILISYFILRHFGNVGSLCIRAFRINELKTEMTNRLAMLEKRVELEGLKVVEIEKCKNDLKKLRDEVTSRGGARVNCNCKYNFTDDGKKLSPRRDVPSYPKYTLSQETIETLKKPTFDVWHWEHNEMLSCLEYMYHDLGLVKEFNMNPITLKRWLLAIQENYRDNPFHNFRHCFCVSQMMYGMIHLCNLQEKLTMTDMCILMTAAVCHDLDHPGYNNTYQINARTELAVRYNDISPLENHHCAVAFQILAMPECNIFANIELESFKQIRQAIITLILATDMARHGEILDSFRQKVDNFDFTNEEHVKCLKMVLIKCCDISNEVRPTEVAEPWVDCLLEEYFMQSDREKSEGLPVAPFMDRDKVTKPTAQIGFIKFVLIPMFETVMKLFPQIEEIMVQPLRDSRDHYEELKQIDDAMSQAQKKKTESMSLGGKKK is encoded by the exons ATGCAGGGTTACggaaaacctggagcctatcctaggggactcggagcacaaggcaggggacaccttggatggaGTGCCAGCCCGTCGcggggcacaatcgcacacacacgcacacactcacacacccataatttggaaattccaatcagcctacgatgCACGCcatttggactggggaggaaaccgaagtacccgaaggaaacccccagAGCACGGGGAGAGCACGCAGGCTCCGCGCGAACGgtgcggaggcgggattcgaactcccaaacctggaggtgcgaggcaggCGTGCTATACACTAGGGCACCAAgccccacccccccccaaaaaaaaacttatttctGCATTATTTTAATTTCGTATTTTATTCTGAGACACTTTGGTAATGTAGGATCTCTCTGCATTAGGGCTTTCAGAATAAACGAGCTGAAGACGGAGATGACCAACAGGCTGGCCATGCTGGAGAAGAGAGTCGAAC TAGAGGGCCTCAAAGTGGTAGAGATCGAGAAGTGTAAGAACGATCTGAAGAAACTAAGGGATGAGGTGACCTCTAGAGGCGGAGCAAG GGTGAACTGCAACTGCAAGTACAATTTCACAGACGACGGGAAGAAACTTTCTCCCAGACGTGATGTTCCAAGTTAtccaaag TACACGCTTTCCCAGGAGACTATAGAGACTCTCAAGAAGCCCACCTTTGATGTATGGCACTGGGAGCATAATGAG ATGTTAAGCTGTCTGGAGTACATGTATCATGATCTCGGACTCGTGAAGGAGTTTAACATGAACCCCATCACCCTTAAGAGATGGCTG CTGGCGATCCAGGAAAATTACCGTGACAACCCGTTCCATAACTTCCGTCACTGCTTCTGCGTCAGCCAGATGATGTACGGAATGATCCACTTGTGCAACCTCCAG GAGAAGCTGACTATGACTGACATGTGCATTCTGATGACGGCAGCAGTGTGCCATGATCTCGACCATCCAGGATACAATAACAC GTATCAGATTAACGCTCGGACAGAGCTGGCTGTGCGCTATAACGATATCTCGCCCCTGGAGAACCACCACTGTGCAGTGGCCTTCCAGATCCTCGCCATGCCCGAGTGCAATATCTTCGCCAACATCGAACTCGAGTCCTTCAAACAGATAAGACAG GCCATTATCACTCTTATTCTAGCCACTGACATGGCAAGACATGGCGAGATACTAGATTCCTTCAGACAGAAAGTGGACAACTTTGACTTCACCAATGAGGAGCATGTCAAATGT CTGAAGATGGTCTTGATCAAGTGTTGCGACATTTCCAATGAGGTGAGACCGACCGAGGTGGCCGAGCCGTGGGTGGACTGCCTGCTTGAGGAGTACTTCATGCAG AGTGACAGAGAAAAGTCGGAAGGTCTTCCTGTCGCTCCTTTTATGGACCGGGACAAAGTGACCAAGCCAACGGCACAAATTGGCTTCATCAAATTTGTTCTCATCCCAATGTTTGAGACAGTCATGAAG CTTTTCCCTCAGATCGAAGAGATCATGGTGCAGCCGTTGCGAGACTCCCGTGACCACTACGAAGAACTAAAACAGATTGATGATGCCATGTCACAA GcccagaagaagaaaacagagaGCATGTCATTAGGAGGAAAGAAGAAATAG